TGGACGGAAAGCACTGCACCCTGCCACACTTGACTGGTAAGACCTTTGTATTTAACGCTGCGGAGGAGCGTTTGGAGCTGTGCGTGGACACGGCCGGACACTTCCCTGTGGGGCCTGATGTGGAGGAGCTGATCCAGGGGGCGCTGTCCCAGCTGTGTTCTGAGAGCTCATCTCGCAGCCGTGAGGGAAGCCCTGCCCACAGCTTGCGACTAGGAAGCGGAGGAGTGGTCCGCAGGAAAGAGCAGAGCGTCCCCGCCTTCCAGGGCAAAGGCCACTCCCTTGGCTCCACCACTCAGGAGCACCGGCCAATCAGACGTCAGCACAGCAGCGGCGTGGACCTGAGCGGCAGCGTCCGGGGGGAGGGGCTCACGCTTTCAGGGGAGGAGCTTGTCCGTGTGGCTCCAGGTGTGCTTACCTTGAGGGAGGGGCGTGGGGGGGTGGAGCTAGAGCCTGCTGCCATCGAGGCACAGAGGCGCCGTCTACAGGAAATGGTGTCCAACATACAGGCTTCCATGGACAAACACCTACGGCAGCAGGCCACACCCACCACCTCCACCGCCAAACACGACGGGAAGGGCGTGGAGCCGGACGAGCAGGAGGACATGGATAGTCAAGGTCTGGAGCCTCCGACCACCTCCGAGCCCATGGACCAATCCTGATGAAGtgtcttctgtttctctcacacacgGTTTCTGGTTAACACTTAGAAACATACATAGAAACGTCTTTCACgcacacttatacacacatatacgcGCTTTCTGCTAACCCGTAACATTGCAGTGTGTTtactgcttgtgtgtgtgtgtgtgtgtgtgtgtgtgtgtgtgtgtgattaagtcTTTCTAAATAACTGAGTCTTAAAAGGCTTTGGAGTTTGgtcatattcattcatacatgCTTGATTACGCAGCTGTCTGGACAAAACCTTGTATAAATCAGTGACTTTAAAAGAGAAAAGTAAAAGGAAGCAGATTTCGGAGAATTAAAACAGTTGAAAAGTGCAGGAAAAAATCAGCTGACATTTCTACATGATCTCAGACAACAAAATAAGACAGAGACACAAGGCTTTGTCCCGACGGCATCGATGTACATGCTACAGTGCAGATCATTTGAATTGTTAgaactgtgtggtgtgtgtgtgtaacaactAAGAACATCTGAAGCCTCCTGTAGCAGTGTATTTAAAGTTtaacagacgcagagagaaacacacacacacacaccttggcCCTGCATTTGTGTACCTTTTGCTGTTTGTGTGCCAAGGAGCCGAAATTGTCCAAATGTCTTCAGAAATGTCCTTCAGAATGCAACCAGACAACACTGGTTCttcacatgtgtgtgttttacacagtgagaTTAAAGGTTTGGTGTGGAGTATGATCCTGAGGCTGATTTTGGATTTAAATGATCAGAACTTCCCACTAAAATTGATTTCTTCCCTTATTTTACTGTGACTACGCTGGGTGTGTGTGCTGGGATCTGATGTAGCAGAATATATTAGAAAAATATATGTGGGGCAAAACGCATACGCATTTATAATTTGCTTAAAACAGATGTGAAGGTGATTGTAATGTTCCAGATGAATATGAAGAAGTTGATTAACGAAGCTTGTGCAATATTATACAGTGTCATTAAAGCATTTTTGCCACTGATTGAGTTCCCTGCTGCCCCCTACATGCCTGGAGCTGCATTTTCTCCAGGAAGAGTCACGTGAGACATGAATTTCAAATCTATAAATAGCTTTGCTCTGTGGGGTTAAGGTTTACTATGGTTTAGAGTTCAGGGAGGATGCGTTTACATTTAACAGTGGCCTGGTGGTCTCATACACACAGAGCCTTAACTGTCACTGAGGTTTACTTACAACCCAGATTACACACACCCTTCAACACACACCTTCCCACAAAAccctgctttgtttttgtttttttaacaaggGTTTTATTTCCTTTCCTCAGCATGCCCTGcctccattctctctctgtttgaagCTAAaagggtgagagtgtgttgaGCCTCACTCCAGGTggcactctctctcttctgaaCGGAAAATGGAAGTGAAATGCGCTGAATGGAGAAGGGGCCCTGGGACAGAACCCAGGTTTGGGTTTAGATGAAAAGAATCAGTCGAAGGAACAGAACAGGAGGATGTGTTTATTTCTTGCTTCGTGGCTGTCCACTGTAAGCAGACTAGCTGTCAATATGATAATATtctcaacaatattaataatatcgGGCTGAGAAGGATAGACTAGAATGTTAATTATAGTTACTCTTGATATTAGTTAGGATTTGATCAGAATTCAGGATGATTCAATAGGaattatttatttcagaaggacacagtgtgtgtctctgaccaTTGGAGTGATGGCCTGTAAGTTGTGTATTATAatagtatatatgtatattgtaCGATACTTTCTCCTGTACATATATTCTGGTCGTTGGTTTCTTTTGTTCCTCCTCTGTTTGCCAATAAATTGATTTTAAAGAGCCACACAGCAGAAGTGTTTGCAGTTTGCATGTGCAATAAATTTTCAGCCCAACAACTAAATAAAGTTTATGCCTCTCTGCAAACTGCTGTGTGCTGTGGTTTCTGACATCTGCCCTTTCATGTATAATACTTTAGTGTTTATATCTGGAGTCTGTTCGGTCACAGACTGATCTTTTCTGCATGAATTGGACTGTTTTAAAAGGCCTTTTTTGCGGAGAAAcgctctctggtttgtttattttcagaagctccatgtcttttaagttggaatggaaatttgagagaaaacaaaaatgattgttgtttgtatgtggcttaaATTTAACATGTCacattcactatttgaattaccatagAAGCTATTTgtagtaatgcagttagccgtcacGCAAATTTGGAAATATtgtccaccttaagtgatcagaaacagtaaaaatatgtatattaccCACCGATGGAGCAGGAATCTGGAGTCTCTCTGTTGTCtgaaaaaactccagatgcctctgctgtgagcagagagattgtttttttacccatttacagacactggggcttcgtaaacacagaGTGGATTCCAGAACAAactgactgcagagcagcacatggagaggagacacactcagagttttataaaaagtgtttgttgATAAAAACCATGAATATCATCTTTAAAGCCAaagccggagcacccagagaaaaccaacacaaacacagggagaacatgtcTATATCTTAATAGACAGTGACTCTAggagtgacactacctgtaaAACCGCCatgatttatatattattaatttattatctgtaacccttatccagttcagggtcacggtgggtccagagcctacaaagaatcattgggcacaacaagggaatacacactggagggggcgccagtccttcacagggcccaaAAATATTAATCATGTAATAATATGAAGAAGCAAAATCACAAACCTATGTGTGTATCACAACGGTTTTACACAAACTCCATCCATTAAGACCACACAGAAACATCAATAAACCTTTGGTCAAATCATTTTTATTCAGCATTTTGCATACAGTTTGCCTTAAATCCAGTTAAACTAATTAATGCTCCTTAATACTGACTACTTCaacaatacatttataaaagccTACCGTTTATCACATTATGAGAGGTTTGCAAAAGATAAATGGCAGTTGATTAGTCATCCTAAAATTAGACAAGGGTATTAGACGTCGAGTGTCATGTGTTTAATATAGTTTCATTGATGCAGCAAAGAGATCAGTGAGATCCTCTTCTGTGTGAGATCTTGGTGACAGTTTTGTCACTCGCTcctgtaaaacaaacacacacgcacacacacacacattgtgtacATATGGACACTCAATCCACAAGAAAACAGTGGTCATGATCTTAAAAGTGCAACTAGGAACTGAAAATGCACAACACTAAGTTGCTAACCGTTTATTTAAACGAGTTATAAAGCATCCTTCATTACAAATAGACTGCAGTATGCTGCCCTAGGTACACTCAAATCTGCTACTGACAGTGTTTCACAAGGCGTTCCTCAGGGATTGGTCCTTGGCCCTCTCctttttacaattattttttacCATGATCTGGTGTGTTTTACCATaccagagcaggtgtgatgtggtggtggatcattctcagcgctgcagtgacactgacgtggtggtggtgtgttagtgtgtgttgtgctggtgtagagtggatcagacacagcagtgctgctggagtttttaaacccctcagtgtccacTCTGTCAGACACTCCTCCCTGGTTGGTCCACCTtctagatgtaaagtcagagacagtagctcatctgttgctgcacagtgtgtgtcggtcgtcctctagtccttcatcagtgacacaggacgctgtcggctggatgtttttggtcgatGTACTGTTCTCAGACCACATCAGTGTCTctgcagccctgagaatgaACCTCACCAAAATCACACCTACTCTGCAGTGGTCCTGTGTGGTAGAGCGTCCCATCACAATATCTTGCGGCATGGGACTAAATTTCGGGAGTGGGCAGTTAACCAGTGAAGATAAAAGACAATAGCTAAATAATcaataatgaattaaactcATTCTAAATATCTGTGAACCACACAATCACGGGAACCACATGACCTGTGCATTACTGTGCTGCAGAAGTAGTGGAGCCTGTAGACAGTCAGTTGGcctctggagtgtgtgtgtgtgtgtgtagcctgtGTTTTGGGTGTGTGTATACCGCTGCAGGTGGGAGCGTAAGGTGGGACAGATGTTGCTGATTTTGGGCGGGTGCAGGACGAACGCTAGCAGGAGcgaaacagaaaaaataaccCTGTGCACATCTctgctgtgggggtcctgaccaccgaagaacagagtgaaagggggaAATAAAgaatacagagcaacaaatggactatagtTTGAAATTATAAAACTCcaaaatgctcctgtgtggtcagtggaactcagagaatggacagtgagtgtagaaacaaagagatggtcataatgttatgactgatctGTGTATTTCCAATGCTCATCACCAAGCGTAGCCCACAGTGGTATAATCCCTGGCAACACTGGGCTGGGGAGCAGTGTAGCGGTGAATAAATCTCCCTCTTCCATTCCATTTGGAATGACATCATCCAGGCTCTcatgactgccatcaaatcctcacagcaatagtCCCTAAACTTACAATAAAGTCTTCCCAAAGATTTATGAgagtgttactgcagtaaaaaacaaacacacttgaTTATTACCCTCCATTTCAGAAGAAGCTCTGAAGTAAGTATTTTAGATAAATGTTGAGTCAAACCTGAGGAATAGTTCCCTCCACCAGAGCAGGAATGTCCTCTTTACTGTAACCAACAGCAGACAAGCCATCCTCAACCTCCAGATCAAACAGTATCTTCCTCAGAGTGTCTCCAAACCAACGGCCAGCGTCTTCTGTCTTTACACTCTTCACATCAGCACCTGAACACAGCggattatacaaacacacagccttttatgtttattatatttcacATCTTTTATCCCAAAGAATGCATTTACAAGGACTTTGTTTTGCAGGTGTGATtataaaatgcaaaaacaatGCAGATCAAGTACAGAAGGGTAAATTATATGTTTACATACACTGCACAAACAATCTACAAGAGATAAATGGATGTTATACTATGTTCGTGTAGGAAGACGCAGTTAAGACCAGTTTTATTCAAATCACCAGAAACTATTATCCTGATTTGGCCGTatttttgactgtgtgtgtgttacccagGATCTCTGCTGCCTCTAGGTGGCGCTCTGGACACATGTTGGCAGTGAAGGCAAAGACAGCTGGAGAGGTGAGGACCACGGAGAGACCATGAGGCTTAGtgaagcaaacacacacatacatcaaaTTTAGAGAGGCGTCACATACAGTAAGTTACATACCTAAGAGTTTGACTTTCTGCACGGCAAGGATCCAGAAGTTTGAAACCATGTCCAAATGCTGGACATTTGAAATAATTAagtttacattaaattatttcttcttttcctcAGCTGAAAGGTTTGTAAATTTCTTCCAGTGTAAATCAGGGCTGTGCCATTCGTGATAATataatcatcatttttaaaatgctaaaAAATATCAGTATAGTGATaatcgtgatattctgacttgtttgtcTGACGTAATGACGTAATGCAGTTACACGTAATACAGCATACGTCCTTTACATGAGTTGTTTAGACACAGCAAAGTACGGTGGAGAGTGGCTCGGAGGTGGGGGAATTTACTCCAAATGGAGGTGACCTCAGTTGTGTGGAGGGGTATGGTTAGAGAATATCAGacgtacaataaaccatggtgtTATGTAagaatatgtttaatttaaaataagtaCTATTAACataacatttgttttgttgcaatagtctgttcttgaaattaataaaagtattcttcagtgttttgtcatatcaccaagaatatcgttattgccaaaatacactgaaacatcgtgatattattttaggggcatatcgcccagccctagggTGAATGTTGTTTATTTCTTGTGAATATTCATTACCACTAAGGGATGCTCCACGCTGTAGCCTCGAGCTTTATGTGTCTTCACATTTCCAGCGATGGGATACGACATTCCATGACTAAAATAAAGAAACAGGAGGCATGTTTGGGAACAATTGGGAACATGATTAAGTCAATGCAGTCAGAGTGTGTTATATTCGATATTTCTATCTGattttttctgacattttcagTTACACAGCAGCTGAGTTTTTCACACAGAGCTGCAGCTGATTTTCTAGGACTGTTTTTCTCACAGCGGAAAGTCATTTTACAAGTACCGTTAATTTCTCTGAAGCACAAATCATGTGGAATATTTATCAGAAATTAGAGTgctgttaaataaaacaatgtccGAGCGGCTGAAGTCGGAATTCTACAgttaaacttacaaacaaatttaaataaggATTTCTCTATTAACTGCTGTACATCACCGTGCATGAACTTTATCAATGATTAAATTACCATAAATGGACTCCTGCGTTTCCAAAACCAATTCCAGCAAACACACTTGCCAGGTGCATGTTAGAGCGAGCTTCTACATCACCAGGATCTCTCACCGCTCTGAGAAAAAGCACACATTGTCAGTAGCGTATTTAAAtacagtcactgtccaattaaaaacatgtatctgtgtgtgtgtgtgtgtgtgtgtgtttcgttTACGatgtcatttgaacacagcagctgtccttcacactgtgtgtaaatctcatgacgaatgaccaatagaaacgctccaaaattactctgaattaaatctttttacattaacttccatATACTATGGGGTGTCTACACACTTTTACACTTTTGGACAGTAATTGgtttgcttgtgtttttttggtcCCAGACCGTTTTAAGAACTTGGAGACCATGCGTAATGCGTGTCTGGCCCAAACATCACTGATGGGATTACTGCCCTGGTACGCCGGACGGTTCAGGGGATTGGGAGGGCAGGGACTCCTCAGATTATACGGCAGAGCAGTGTATGACTCCAGGGCGTGACTACAggatgagagagcgagagagagagaaagagacagacagagtgagagacagagtgagagacagagagagagagagagagagagagagagagagagagagagagagagagaaagagagagagaaagagagagagagggagagagaaaaagaaagagagagagacagagagagagagagagagagagagagagagagagagagagagagagaaattactttaaaattaaagcTAACACCAACCTAAAGCATAAACTACACAGTGGATAAAAAGGACCAGGAAACTTCCCACAGTTCCATCACCCTgataaatgagcacttattacagtcacacaaagaaacacaaaaacaggCATACCACAGCCATTtagaaacactcacacacatatacacagtagagtgtgtgttaccAGAGCACATCGAAGCCACTATTGGCTGTGACCTGTGCTGGCATGTGCAATGTGTGGAGAGGATCCACTATCCCCAGAGTTGGCTTCAGGGATCGGCTTGCTATGCCtggaaatcacacacacacacacacacacacacacacacacaatgacatgTTTATGACAAATAAGGAATTATTTCAAGACCTATCTAATTTTTTACACACCTGTTTTGGCTTTTAAGTCTTCAAAGTCAAAGATGGCTACCCCTGTAGTCTCACTCCCTGTACCGGCTGTAGTAGgaactgtaacacacacacacacacacacacacacacacacacacacttaaagttCCTTCCCAATGCATACTCATTCTGCACGGATTCATCTTTCTAAGTGTGTCTGTCCCAAATGAAACCCAACACAGGCGCACTCACATTAACACTGTAAGCTGATGTGACGGAACTGTGTTGAGCTctaataacactgcattaacattagttaaatatttaatacaatacAGAGTTAGAAGTCTCAGCCATGGACTCATATTAGTGAGTAGTGCAGTGATGTACAGTCCAGGGTTGGTATGTGACACTtgaatgtttcagatcatcaaatgaatattaatatcagacaaAGATGACCTGTGTAATCACAAACGCTCttttttaatgtcatttcaTCCACTGAAACAAAAATGCCTGTTTAAGGCAAAAAGTAAATCATTGCAGCTACTGCATCTGAGAAAGTTTACAAAGACATTGCTGAGGCTCTGGGGCTCCAGCAAAACAGAGTGAGAGCCAGTGAACTTTCCCAAAAATCACTTGCCCCAAAAAACATCTCCAACAGCACAGTGATGACTGATCCAGGAGTTCACAAAAGAACCCAGACAAATATGTCAGGTTACATCTGGCACAATGCTAACACTTCAGGCCAAACAAGTAACATTACACAGAGGAGGTGTATGTGTTAACACAAATGTCTGAATCATTTGTACAGGACATTACCCGGACTTTATCCTCCCAGCCTGACAGTACAACGTCCAGGTGATGTCTGAGTGAGCTCATGTACGAATAAAGCAGGTATTTCTCAGATAAAATCACAGTGAATTCATGCTGTACGTCCTGCATGTGTCACACTTGAACTTCCCCGTGTCCTGGACAGTTTCCAGAGCCCTTATATGAACACGGTTATAAACACTCATCATCACAAGTGTTTGATTGCAGTTGTTACTGCCAAGGGTGGCACAACCAGTTATTAGGTTTAGGGCCAATTACTTCCTCACATGAGCGATATCGGTTTTACAGAACAAGAAAAAACAGGCTACACTCATAAATCCTTCTCAGGTTTTGAGGCCAGGTAAGATATAAATCAGAGCACACTATTAGAATAGTgtcaaaatgtttgtgttttttacgTGAGCTGAAAAACACTGGATATGGTCTGATTTATCTTCACTGTTATAGGTTTTGCATAagtctttatcttcagtaaacaGAATGATCGATTAAAAGCCCCATTTTGTGATGATCTGCTTTGCaatcattttataaaaatttgtttgatgatgaGAAATATTCAAGTATGACAAatatgtaaaagtaaaaaatctgaaaagttGGTGAATTCATTTTCAAAGCCCTATACACTGTACGTGTTTAAGTTTGTGTGAGATTACCAGCGATCAGTGGCTTTAATGATCGAGTAACTGCTTTTCCTTTCCCAATAGGAGCGTTGACAAAATCCAGAAAGTCTGCCTCTGGATGACAGGAGTACAGATTGGCTGCTTTACAGGTGTCAATCACAGAGCCGCCTCCCACTGCCACATAGGCATCAAAATCTCTTCTCTTCACAAAATCTATAGCTGctttaaaactatgaaaaaaataaaggaaatattAGAACCATGACCTTTGCATGTCACACTTCACCCTCTatttgaatgtgtatgtgtttcctCAATATTAGAAGTTGAATAATGTATTCatgtatattataaatatttatatgttaTTTACTTCCTTTTCAGTCTTGTTTTAAATGGTCTTTAGGAACTAATGAGCATCAGATCAGAAATCCAAGCATCAGTAATTCACCTGCCTTCACTATTGACCTTTCATATAAGTCCATACATGcaagaataacacacacacacacacacacacacacacacacacacacacacacacctgctgtcTGTAGGCTCCACCCTCACACTGTCATAACACTCGTATTTCACCCCTTGTCTGGACAGGGATTCCAACACTGCTCTCACTGGTGGTAATCGGACCAAGTTCCTGTCCGTCATCAGACACACATATCGCGCTCCCAAGTTCTTCAGGTCCTGagcaaacaattaaaaatgtataaaccaaTTAGGGTATATGGAATTTAAATCTTGGTCTTAAATTTGAAAATACATTATGTGGATTGGAATATTTTAGGTAATTTAAAGTAATCtctgtaaaaataattattaatccattcattcattcattgtctgtaacccttatccagttcagggcggcggtgggtccggagtctacccggaatcactgggcgcagagtaggaacacaccctggagggggcgccagttcttcacagggcgacactgtttcacacctacggacacctttgagtctccaatctacctaccaacgtgtgtttttggagcgtgggaggaaaccacagcacctggaggaaacccacacaaacacagggagaacactaaaaAATGTTGCCacacaatatttaataaatagtaTTTCAGGTCTATGTTACTCTTATTGAATAACATTGTTACCATGCCGATCTCCCTGGTAACCCCTTCTCCGTATCTGATATTAGAGCAGGCCATctgaaac
This window of the Hoplias malabaricus isolate fHopMal1 chromosome Y, fHopMal1.hap1, whole genome shotgun sequence genome carries:
- the LOC136678931 gene encoding hydroxyacid-oxoacid transhydrogenase, mitochondrial-like isoform X3 gives rise to the protein MQPAHAYQQGAGHDCGRKTDYAFEMACSNIRYGEGVTREIGMVLWFPPTLQKHTLDLKNLGARYVCLMTDRNLVRLPPVRAVLESLSRQGVKYECYDSVRVEPTDSSFKAAIDFVKRRDFDAYVAVGGGSVIDTCKAANLYSCHPEADFLDFVNAPIGKGKAVTRSLKPLIAVPTTAGTGSETTGVAIFDFEDLKAKTGIASRSLKPTLGIVDPLHTLHMPAQVTANSGFDVLCHALESYTALPYNLRSPCPPNPLNRPAYQGSNPISDVWARHALRMVSKFLKRAVRDPGDVEARSNMHLASVFAGIGFGNAGVHLCHGMSYPIAGNVKTHKARGYSVEHPLVPHGLSVVLTSPAVFAFTANMCPERHLEAAEILGADVKSVKTEDAGRWFGDTLRKILFDLEVEDGLSAVGYSKEDIPALVEGTIPQERVTKLSPRSHTEEDLTDLFAASMKLY
- the LOC136678931 gene encoding hydroxyacid-oxoacid transhydrogenase, mitochondrial-like isoform X2, translating into MWRRFTTTTTTQTARCRCPAHSHMQPAHAYQQGAGHDCGRKTDYAFEMACSNIRYGEGVTREIGMVLWFPPTLQKHTLDLKNLGARYVCLMTDRNLVRLPPVRAVLESLSRQGVKYECYDSVRVEPTDSSFKAAIDFVKRRDFDAYVAVGGGSVIDTCKAANLYSCHPEADFLDFVNAPIGKGKAVTRSLKPLIAVPTTAGTGSETTGVAIFDFEDLKAKTGIASRSLKPTLGIVDPLHTLHMPAQVTANSGFDVLCHALESYTALPYNLRSPCPPNPLNRPAYQGSNPISDVWARHALRMVSKFLKRAVRDPGDVEARSNMHLASVFAGIGFGNAGVHLCHGMSYPIAGNVKTHKARGYSVEHPLVPHGLSVVLTSPAVFAFTANMCPERHLEAAEILGADVKSVKTEDAGRWFGDTLRKILFDLEVEDGLSAVGYSKEDIPALVEGTIPQERVTKLSPRSHTEEDLTDLFAASMKLY
- the LOC136678931 gene encoding hydroxyacid-oxoacid transhydrogenase, mitochondrial-like isoform X1, with protein sequence MAGRSRVAHLLKQLSNVACRCPAHSHMQPAHAYQQGAGHDCGRKTDYAFEMACSNIRYGEGVTREIGMVLWFPPTLQKHTLDLKNLGARYVCLMTDRNLVRLPPVRAVLESLSRQGVKYECYDSVRVEPTDSSFKAAIDFVKRRDFDAYVAVGGGSVIDTCKAANLYSCHPEADFLDFVNAPIGKGKAVTRSLKPLIAVPTTAGTGSETTGVAIFDFEDLKAKTGIASRSLKPTLGIVDPLHTLHMPAQVTANSGFDVLCHALESYTALPYNLRSPCPPNPLNRPAYQGSNPISDVWARHALRMVSKFLKRAVRDPGDVEARSNMHLASVFAGIGFGNAGVHLCHGMSYPIAGNVKTHKARGYSVEHPLVPHGLSVVLTSPAVFAFTANMCPERHLEAAEILGADVKSVKTEDAGRWFGDTLRKILFDLEVEDGLSAVGYSKEDIPALVEGTIPQERVTKLSPRSHTEEDLTDLFAASMKLY